Genomic window (Calonectris borealis chromosome 18, bCalBor7.hap1.2, whole genome shotgun sequence):
GTAATCACCAAGTTTTCCTAAGCACAGTTGTTTACCTCCCAGAGTATTTTCCAAGAAGAGGTTCCAGTTCTGAACGAGGatgtgcaaacagaaaaaattacCGCAACAGGAGCTTTTAGGCATGAGAGATTTCAACAGttggttgttttcctcagggaGCTTGCTCAACATGTTAAATATTTACGCAGAATCCAGAACACAGGCTGTCAGTTCACCAGGACAGCACAACAGCAAGCTCAGTTTCTCTTGTATTGCCCATGCACATTCTGCAACATCACCCCCAATGATCCACGCGCTGCATCATCTCAACTAAGTGTAGTACTTTTACCTTTATTCTTTCTTGTGACTACCACCACCAATGTATCGCCATGCATCAATGCAGAAAGGTGGACACAATACCTCTCAAGTAAAGAGAGATCTACAGAACTCACAGTGCACAACTCTATCCAAGTTGGAAATTATGTTAAAATGTGGTATCTTCCAGAACCTCCAAATCCTTCATAATCTGCACAACTCTCTGGTCCACATTTTCCCGCCAGCACTATGAAGAGAACTTTGCAGGGGAACACTGTGCTTGGGACCaagccagaaagaaaacagccGAAGAGCTAAAGTAGGACTACAGCATGGAAATAGGTATTCCAGTCAGACAAACCACAGCCAAGCACCAGAGATGCCAACAGCTAGACCTTTTAAAGGGAAAGGGAATCCATGCTATTAAGTAGAGTCAAGGATAGAGGAATGATGTGGGAAGGGGATGGGCTCAACATTAAACAAGTTGGTTGGAAACAGAAGCCAGAACAACAAAGCAAAGCCCCAAAGTAAGATACTGATCAACCACAACCTCCCCTTGACCTGTGGGATTCCTTCACATATCAGCTAGCTGGGGTGCCCACCAAACAGATTCCTTGACCTGAGCCTGCTTTCCTGGCCAGCTGATCCAATGCTGTCTGATTCCCAGGTGGAGCCTCTCAGAGACTGGCAGATGACATAAATCCTCCCAAGGGCATCCAGCTGCTATGTATAAAGATCTGTTTACATGACCAACATTTGCAAAGCTTTCCAGTAATATTCCATTTTTACAGAACTAGTAGCACAGGGTTGCTGGGAAGCAAGCCTTTCCATTCACTGTGGCGTGGATATCTCATCTTCTTTTAAATTCGCATGAGTGGTGTGCTCCAGTCTCTGAATGTGCAAGAGAAATTTGGTTCTCAGTCTGACAGAACAAACCAGATCAAGAGATCTTTATCTCAAAATACTGGAATGTCCTTGTAAATAGGTAGGCTTTCACTTTATAATAAGCATTCTGTGACGGTGGGAGGGGGAGATCAACTTTCAGATGAGAGTGGGGATTAGCAGGCTGCCTCTACACTGAGACCTCTGCTGTTTAATAAACATGTCAGTTTTCTGGAAGAAGCAGTAAATTGGCAAAAAATTGCAACCGCTACAAAATAATTATACAGGTTAGTTAATTTCTGGTCTTGCCTGAGACCAGAGAATTCTTGAGTTTCAGAGGAGTCTaacaaaatgaagcaaatggGGATTACAATGCAAGTGAAATTCAGGGAAAAGAAGATACTATGTAGATGCAAGGAACATTCTGAGCTCTTTATATAGGTTGCTTGATCTTAAATTTACTGTTATCACTCCAAAAAGAAATGATGTATCATTAGACCTTGTTAAGAAAAATCTGCCATCTTGTATtctgtaacattaaaaaaaggaattacacACACAAAATGTTAGAAGCCATGAAGCATGAGATGATTTTGCTGCCAAAAAATCTGTGATGCAGAAAGGTTACTACAGGAGAGGGCAACAATGGAggttcatattttttaaaaattaagttaatcGGTTGCTATATGTGCACCTGCAACTGGTCTTTGGGAAATGTGCTTCTCACCTGCCTTTTTTATGAGGTACTGCATGAAATTTATTGCTACTAAGCTACCACTAAACCCGGAATAGGGCACAACCTCTTTGAATGTAGGCAATGCTACTAAACTGTCTAGCGGAGCTCCAAGGTGAGCGTCAGTGCCTATGGCTGCTGAGAACTCCAATGGCAGTGAAGGGAGACCctcctttcctgaaaaaaggcCTTGTAAAATGCCCAACCTCTGGCGAACTTTCAGAGTATCTTTGTTCCAGAAACACTAACAGCATTGTCTGAATTAACTCAGACTTCTCTTTGAATCAGAAGCAAGGCTTCATTGGCTATGGTGATGAGAGAACTAATTCTATCGGGATGGGGAGACAGAGTAGCCTGCTATGAGGGCATGTGATCTCTGTCACAGGATATATGCTGCCCAAGTCAACTGATGCTGCCTGTAGCGGCTAGGACACTGCTGTGGGGAAAATACAGACAGAACTCCAGCATGAAGTTCTGAAGGTATTGGAAGAAGAGTTGTAACAGGAGGCACTCAAGGTACAAGTGTGATGGGATCTCTCCCTCACCACAAAAGCAGCGAGGTCAGAGGACTgagccatgaagatgatcaaagaaTCTCCAGCCTATGCCTGTGGCCCACTACACAGATCTAAGGTGGAACTGAGGCAGACCTACCCACTGTTCCTTGTAATTCtgggtagaatcatagaatcatagaatcatagaatcatacaggttggaaaagacctctaagatcatcgtgtccaaccgtcaacccaacaccaccatgcccactacaccatgtccctaagggcctcatctacacgtcttttaaatacctccagggatggtgactccaccacttccctgggcagcctgttccaaggcctgaccactctttcagtaaagaaatttttcctaatgttcaatctaaacctcccttggcacaacttgaggccatttcctcttgtcctatcgctagttacttgggagaagagaccaacacccacctcgctacaccctcctttcaggtagttgtagagtgcgatgaggtctcccctcagcctcctcttctccaggctaaacaaccccagttccctcagccgctcctcataagacttgtgctccaggcccttcactagcttcgttgccctcctctggacgcgctccagcacctccatgtccttcttgtagtgaggggcccaaaactgaacacagtattcgaggtgcggcctcaccagtgccgagtacaggggcacgatcacctccctgctcctgctggccacactatttctgatacaggccaggatgccgttggccttcttggccacctgagcacactgccggctcatgttcagccggctgtcaaccagtacccccaggtccttttcctctgggcagctttccagccactcttccccaagcctgtagcgttgcctggggttgttgtggccgaagtgcaggacccggcacttggccttgttgaacctcatacagttggcctcggcccatcgatccagcctgtccaggtccctctgcagagccttcctaccctccagcagatcaacactcccgcccaacttggtgtcgtctgcaaacttactgagggagcactcgatcccctcgtccagatcattgatgaagatactgaacaggaccggccccaaaactgagccctggggaacaccgctcgtgaccggccgccaactggatttaactccgtgcaccacaactctctgggctcggccgtccagccagttttttacccagcgaagagtgtacctgtctaggccgtgagccgccagcttctctaggagaatgctgtgggagacagtgtcaaaggccttactgaagtccaagtagaccacatccactgcctttccctcatccactaggcgggtcacctggtcatagaaggagatcaggttggtcaagcaggacctgccttccatgaacccgtgctggctgggcctgatcccctggttgtcccggacatggctcgtgagcaccctcaaaaccaaccgctccatgatcttccccggcaccgaggtcaggctgaccggcctgtagttccccggatcctccttccggcccttcttgtagatgggagtcacattggcgagcctccagtcgtccgggacttccccagttaaccaggactgctgggtaGTAACAGGTACCAGTAATTATGTGGGTGGAACACGAGGAGAAGGAACTGGAATGCAAGGTACACGTTTGTAAGATGCTTGCAGGAGAGTCAGGGTTTAAAGTTGGACTCACTGGGTCTTTTCCACACTTTTCTGGTGGTACACTGGAAACAATCATAGAAGCCAATGAGGCAGAGTCTCAATAGTAAGTATTAATGGAGAAGGGATGACAGCTGAGCAAAAAATCACCTTTCTGCAGGACTTGCCTGCAGCAGTGTTAAGAGAAGGCAAAGCCAACATCACTTCCTACAGCATACGGACAGGTTAGCAGCTCCATGCGGTAGGCAAAGGATACAGATTCTGCATAATGCCTCTACTATAGGAGTATCACCTTTTTGCTAAACAAAAGGTACGTCAGTGTTCCTACTAGGCTTGCCAGACTGCTGAAAAGTGCTATATCCTTTATTATCGTGTTGCCTGTAAATTGTCCCAGCCCACTACGACAATTAAGAGCTACCCTTCTACTcagagcaagaggagcagcaTGAACCCCATGTATGCTTCCAAAAAGCCTGAACTGTTCAGAACTAGAAGGAAGTGTTGCCAGTACCCCAGACAACTAAATAACGTGGCTGAAGTGAAGttcttccctgctccagctgacAATGAACTCAGCAACTAGGTTACTAGAGTCTCTTATAGAAAGGTAATGGTTACTTTCCACCTTAAGACTGAGAGCACTAGAATTTTGAGAGATGCACTCTTGAATCCCAATGTGTAATGATGAAATTTAAGAATAAGTAAAATGAATACAAAGTTCATTACAAACATTACAGGTTTGGAATAACCTCATTTTAGGCTGCAGAACAGTTTCCTTTCTCATTTAATCAGCTATTGATACAGATGTGGGAATACTCCAGCTGTTGACACGAGCTTGGGGCCCTGGGCCACTTTCCAAGTGTTTTCAGACGCATATTGGGCAAACAACCTCTTTCTCAGATTATGCTTGTTAGTTAAACTATCTTTTCTCTACAccttcttcttccattttctttccctcctctatTCCCCCTTTTTTCATATGTAGATAACATTCAActcatatttctttctctgtatctgaTATTACACAAGGGCAAAGCCTCTCCACCTTTGTTAAACAAAACTATTTCCTTTGGTGGGTTGGCCACCTGGAACATACAACGTAAAGCTATGTTAGCAGGAACTAATGTTTCTGGTATGACAGCCAACAGTATCCTCATTGGCACATCCTTTAGACAGATGGTGGTGCTGAACTAAAAGGCAGGGTGAGAAGCATTCTTCAGTAACTAGAGCACTGTCATGTGGATCACAGGCTTGAATCcaatgactgaaaaaaagaaaaatacaaaaactgGAATGTGTAAACAgtgagtttgaaaaaaaaaaggtggaaatcaGAATTAAACTTAAAGccttttaattaaagctttccAAAAGGGTGTCTCAGTGCAAGACCAACTTTATTGAACTTTTCTTTGCCACTCTTTTACACAGTGACTTAACCATGTATTTAATAAAAGACTTTTAATGTATTGTAATGGTAGTAACATAATATTTGTGAGCCTAAATGTATTCTCAGTAACTACATCACAGCTAGTCTTAGCAATGCTACTAAAATTATTCAACAGGACTAGATTGCAGGGTGTCATGCCCTTCTTTTGCCAGCTATTACTGCCAACACTAGACATGTTAATGGATGTCATTATAATATTCAGTAAGAGCAGACACCACCAGTGCCAAGGGCAGCTTCCAGTTTTGTGCCTGGTCACATATCACTGTGAAGTGGCTCAGCTACTACTATTAGCATATATGTCTCTGCGTTTCTGAAGTTTATTCATCATCACAACTGTttgttgaaaaggaaaaaagatgcttTTGCTCTGGTTCCATATAAAACTAAATAGGAAAATTAAATCACATACAGGCAGAAAGTCAGGATTTTTCTTCAGCCATAATGCTAAGAAATCTGGGTATCTATATGATAAATCACATCATGGCTAGTCTCAGCAGTATAGCTATAAATATGACAAAGAAGCACAAGCGGGGACAGCCTGttcaacatttttgtttgttgtaaAAAAGGGCAACTTACTTGAAATCAATGtttgaaatcagaaaaagatATTAAACCTGCATTTTGTTAGAAAACAGTGAAGTTTTTAATTGGGAATTACAATTATAGAAGGAACATGAGTCCAAACCCAGAAGAGACATACAAAGGAGAAGCAGATAGTTTTCAAAGACGGGTATCTGAGGGGCTTAGCAGGACCAGAACAAACAACTTTCTTGCACTCAGCCTAAAAGGCTTACTGAAAAGTCGccatatttttcacatttgtcaAAGTAGAAAGGTGAACTCCGAGCCTTAACTAAATGTCATGGTGCCGTAAGGAAAGAACAAACACAAACTTACAAATGCAGTTTGTTCTTTGTATCATGAAAGCCTGGCAGAACTCCAACAGGAGTAATGCCAAACTGGCACACCAGTGCCTTTGAACTTTTAAAGCTCATGTTTTTCCTTTACTGTTTAACGTCTTAACTAATTTAAATTCAGTGTATGAAtggatttcagaaataaatgtaagTAGCCAAAGTTTCAACATTTCATAACTACTCAGGTTGTGGGCAACTGCCACAAGCAAAGCATGCAAAGCTCTGGGCACCCAGCTAAGGTCGACATTTCAAAACAGACTCAGTGCCCTGGGTGGTTGTGTATCGCTGCTTGCATGTTGCTGAACAGCTGCATGCCCCTGTGCGTAGTATTTCGAGGCTTTCTACCTCCAAAACTTTTGTCTGGGCCCAAGATCTCTCAGATCTGACACTAACCCATCACAGTACACGAACGTCCTTCGTCAGGCAACACGGAAAGCGCACATTTCACTTATCTCACAGTCCTGCTACTTCTAAGAAACAGGCTGGATTCAAAGGACAACCCCTGAGGTACTTCTGCATGCTCTCTTGCAACTTCTGCTCATCAGTCACTaaccttttctctgcttttttgttctttttagccCATTTTTAGCACATTCTGATGGTATCTGTTACAGCTCCATTCTTGGCACTTGTGTCGCCACGAAAGGTGTCCCTTTCCCTCGGATTCTACTCGTGACGGCTTAGGGACAGATCGCCTCTGGGAAGGTGGCCACAGAAAGGCTTTGCCGGCATCGCCACCTCTGACCGTGCTCGGCCCCTCCTCGAGACACTCCTCAACTGGAGCGACCCCCCCTCGTCCCAGCGACGCCATCGCGCCGCAGCAGCACGGCGAGGCCCGGGCGGGCTCGACCCGGGAGCCGGGCCCGGCAGCGAGAGGCCCGCGCCCCCGCGCGGGCCTGGCCGGGCCGAGCCCAGCGGAGCGGAGGCGGGCCGAGCGGAGCCAGGCCGGGCCTGGCCGAGCTGCCCACGCTCCCAGGCGCCCCGCGAGCTCGGGTGACCCCGCCCCTCCGCCACGCACCGACATCTCGCCAACCCCAGCCCCCTCGTCTGATGCAATTCACTTCCTCCCTTGCTTTCAGCCGCAGGCCAATCACGGGCTAGTCTGGGAGCATCGTCATGCCGTTCCGGCCAATGAGGAAGAGCCACGCTGGTAGAAAGCCGGGCGGGGCCGCAAGCGGCTGCGAGTCGTGGTGCGGGGCAGCGCGTTGCCTCCCGCTCCGTTCGCGTCGGCCATGGCAGCGCTGTCCggtgccgcagccccccggctgcTCCTCATCCCCAGCAAAGCGgccgcgccccccggccccgcagcctgcCGGCACCTCTCCGTGGTCCTGCCGGCAggagccgccgccagccccccggGCCTGGAGGCCCCGCAGCCGGCCCGCAAGCGGCAGCGGCTCACCCATCTGAGCCCGGAGGAGAAAGCGCTGCGCAGGTGAGTGGGGACTCCGCGGGGGCTTGCCGCGGGGGGCGCGCCGCGCTGACGGCCGGCCTGCCCCGCAGGAAGCTGAAGAACCGCGTGGCGGCCCAGAGCGCCCGGGACAGGAAGAAGGCGCGGATGACGGAGCTGGAGCAGCAGGtggtggagctggaggaggaggtaaggggctgggggggccgcgcggcgcggggcggccgcggccggcgctgTGGCCTCCCTGCTTCACGGCTCTCCGCAGAaccagaagctgctgctggaaaacCACCTCCTGCGGGAGAAGACGTGTAACCTTGCGCTGGAGAACCAGGAGCTTCGCTGCCGCTTGGGTTTGGATGCTCTGAAGACAGAGGAGGAGAGCGAGTCCCAGGTGAGCCTTCTGCCGCGCTAGTGGCTTGTCTCCCTCCTTGGCAGAACCTGCCCGGAGCTGCCGTGTGCCACGAGGAACTGCGTGGCGGTGGGCGGGGAGGGGTGACCCCCGTGCGGGGAGCTCTCCGGCTGAAGCTGCCGGACTGTGAGGAGGGATGCTTTGTGCGCCAGAAACGCTCTGGTCCTCCAAAGGGAGGCTTTCGCGCAGACTGAACAGATACCGAGTCTGAAGTGGGTGCCACTGGCAGCGTGGGAGATAGTGAGCTGACTAGTTCCAAGCTGTTTTAAGATTATTTCATCTGCTCTTCTACATTATGTTCTAGAAATGAAGTAGTAACTGTTACAGTCACGTATGCCTGTCTCAAAAGAACAGGGGGTGTGGTGGAGGGGGTCAGGCTCTAATTTAAAAGTGGCGAGCAAAATAAATCTGCAAATGTATGGAAGTTTGAGCCAACTTTGGAAGTGGTCTTACCCAGGTTCCTACTGCACAAGCAAGTGGAGAATCTAATGTTGGAAGCCTTTGCAGGATGAGCGTGATCTTCAGGATTATGGACTGTACTGTCTGCCAGAACATCTGTGGTGACtgactggattttttccttggcaCAGGTTGTGAAGGAATCGCAGGTGGATGAGATTAGATTGGTGACCGGGTCCGCTGAGTCCGCAGCACTCAGACTACGTGTTCCTCTGCAGCAGGTGCAGGCCCAGCAGTCACCATTTCTGATAACTTCCACATGGATTCTGATGGCAGTGACTCTTCAGACTCAGAGGTGAGAAGCCACTCCTATCCAAAATGGCTGTGAAATTCAGAACCACTGTGGATTTAAGACTAGTGTTGTAACTTCTTGATGTAAAAACACTTTCCCAGTTGTCTTGTTTACCAAGTCTTGGAATGCCATACCTGTGGCTCAGAACAGCTGTGTTAGGCTGTATCCAGCGAGTACAGGAGTTCATGCAACTTGAAAAAGTCCAGTTTCCATAAAATCTTAGAGGATATTGCCTGAAAGTCTCTTGGCTCTTACAGCAAAAGTGTACAAATACCAAAAGCTTACTGTGCTTTTACTCTTGTTGAAAACAAACTTGATCATTGTGCTGGTGTGCTGGCACTTAGCAAAGCTGTTCGAACTTAAAGCCTGTCCCTTCTGAGTGACTTACAGAAATGTAAGGACATGCATCTTTTaccttaacaaaaaaacccccaaaaaacagcaaacaaaaaacaccaaaacaaaacctccaacTTTGATCATGGACAGGTCTGCCTAAACCAAGTTCTGGTACTTGCTCTGTGGAGCCAGCAGGTAGCGTGGCGTTTGTGCCTGATGGGTCCAAGATCTTGAGGAGTTTCTAATAGAGGCTGCGAATATCAAATGCATGTGGAATTCTATGGGGATTGCCAGTACCCTTACAAAAAAGTTAATGGACAAAGAACTTCTGAAAGATAAGTAACTGCCTTAACTCTCCGTTCTGATAGTGGTGTTACTAGTAAAACCCCTAGTTCTATGATCACACTAACATATATTAACTTCCAGATGAGGGTTAATAGATACTAGAATGGATGTCTTGCTGTAACAGTAGCAGGCTGTCTCTCTAAAACAGTATTTCATTCTGCAGTCTGATCTCCTGTTGGGCTTTCTGGACAGTCTGGACCCAGAGATGTTTCTCAAGTATGCTGATTCAGGGTCAACGTGCCtggaaaagctggaggaagagaTCTGCGGAGAAACAAATTCCATACcaacctccccctctccctctttgGGGTCCCCATCAGCTAAGCTGGAGGCCATTAATGAACTGATAAGGTTTGATCATGTGTACACAAAGCCTCTGATACTGGAGATTCCTTTTAAAATGGGCAACCAAACCAATATGCTAGTGAAAATTGAGGAAGTACCTCTCTCTCCATCTGAAGACAAAACTATGCCTGAGGTCCCA
Coding sequences:
- the XBP1 gene encoding LOW QUALITY PROTEIN: X-box-binding protein 1 (The sequence of the model RefSeq protein was modified relative to this genomic sequence to represent the inferred CDS: deleted 2 bases in 1 codon), with translation MAALSGAAAPRLLLIPSKAAAPPGPAACRHLSVVLPAGAAASPPGLEAPQPARKRQRLTHLSPEEKALRRKLKNRVAAQSARDRKKARMTELEQQVVELEEENQKLLLENHLLREKTCNLALENQELRCRLGLDALKTEEESESQVVKESQVDEIRLVTGSAERSTQTTCSSAAGAGPAVTISDNFHMDSDGSDSSDSESDLLLGFLDSLDPEMFLKYADSGSTCLEKLEEEICGETNSIPTSPSPSLGSPSAKLEAINELIRFDHVYTKPLILEIPFKMGNQTNMLVKIEEVPLSPSEDKTMPEVPVSVKEEPVDSFMPELGISHLLSSHRSLAASSYLLDACSDSGYEGSLSPFSDMSSPLDTDHAWEDSFANELFPQLISV